In Lysobacter firmicutimachus, one genomic interval encodes:
- a CDS encoding glycosyltransferase yields MNATAAAGFGRLRGELLRFVLVGGTSAAITFSIYRGLMLFGASPHPALALGFVAGTVFSFFANRLFTFSLAVPMRRSEVLRFVLVYATALGAHVGVNALMLAWLGRGEVGIAVSFAIATCVSTATTFAGMKWFAFAGDAPPPAAAPARSGHDPAAGVAVARPRLSLVIPCYNEAANLPLLVQRLRESFLDERSEVILVDNGSTDDSPAVLAALLDGQARIRSLRVERNQGYGYGILAGLEAAQGELLGWTHADLQTDPVDALRGLELFASGAEACFVKGRRYGRPAGDAIFTVGMSLFETVLLGRPMWDINAQPTLFPRDFFRRWNDPPHDFALDLYAYHQARRCGLDVRRFPVRFGPRAHGRSHWNVDWRAKLRFIRRTVDFSWRLRRGLGAR; encoded by the coding sequence GTGAACGCGACCGCCGCCGCCGGGTTCGGGCGCCTGCGCGGCGAACTGCTGCGCTTCGTGTTGGTCGGCGGAACGTCCGCGGCGATCACTTTCTCGATCTACCGCGGGCTGATGCTGTTCGGCGCGTCGCCGCACCCGGCGCTGGCGCTGGGCTTCGTCGCCGGCACGGTATTCAGCTTCTTCGCCAATCGCTTGTTCACCTTCAGCCTGGCCGTCCCGATGCGGCGCAGCGAGGTGTTGCGGTTCGTGCTTGTCTACGCCACCGCGCTGGGCGCCCACGTCGGCGTCAACGCGCTGATGCTGGCCTGGCTGGGCCGGGGCGAGGTCGGCATCGCGGTGTCGTTCGCGATCGCTACTTGTGTGTCTACCGCGACGACCTTCGCCGGCATGAAATGGTTCGCCTTCGCCGGCGACGCGCCTCCGCCCGCCGCGGCTCCGGCGCGCTCCGGGCATGACCCGGCCGCCGGCGTCGCTGTGGCGCGCCCGCGCTTGTCGCTGGTGATTCCCTGCTACAACGAAGCGGCCAACCTGCCCTTGCTGGTGCAGCGTCTGCGCGAGAGCTTTCTCGACGAGCGCAGCGAAGTGATCCTGGTCGACAACGGATCGACCGACGACTCGCCGGCGGTGTTGGCGGCCCTGCTGGACGGGCAGGCGCGCATTCGCAGCCTGCGGGTCGAGCGCAATCAGGGCTATGGCTACGGCATCCTCGCCGGACTGGAGGCTGCGCAGGGCGAACTGCTGGGCTGGACTCATGCCGATCTGCAGACCGATCCGGTCGACGCCCTGCGTGGGTTGGAATTGTTCGCGTCCGGTGCCGAAGCGTGTTTCGTCAAAGGCCGTCGTTACGGTCGGCCCGCGGGCGATGCGATCTTCACCGTCGGCATGTCGCTGTTCGAGACCGTGCTGCTCGGCCGGCCGATGTGGGACATCAACGCCCAGCCGACCCTGTTCCCACGCGACTTCTTCCGGCGCTGGAACGATCCGCCGCACGACTTCGCCCTGGATCTGTACGCCTACCACCAGGCGCGGCGGTGCGGCCTGGACGTGCGTCGCTTCCCGGTACGGTTCGGCCCGCGCGCGCACGGCCGCTCGCACTGGAACGTCGACTGGCGCGCCAAGCTGCGCTTCATCCGCCGCACCGTCGACTTCAGCTGGCGCTTGCGCCGCGGACTCGGCGCGCGCTGA
- a CDS encoding class I SAM-dependent methyltransferase, protein MFLPSTYFPTHEENRFANEGDVGRAREFFLKHRPRNLEFLLRKRYEWMNAYIQPGQRVVEFGAGSGLSKEFIRHDNFRLTDVEPRPWVDDVADAMDPPQADGSIDVAVFSHMIHHLPNPVRFFEGIQRKLAPGGLILIQELNTCFLLRLALRAMRHEGWSYDVDVFDPDVVANDPRDPWSANCAIPQLLFRDEAEFRRRLPGLTIERNELNECFVFLVSGGVVVQAKTVELPEFALKAIDAADRLLVGLLPSVFAMGRSIVLRKAANA, encoded by the coding sequence ATGTTCCTGCCGAGCACCTATTTCCCGACCCACGAAGAGAACCGCTTCGCCAACGAGGGCGATGTCGGCCGCGCGCGCGAGTTCTTCCTCAAGCATCGGCCGCGCAACCTCGAATTCCTGCTGCGCAAGCGCTACGAGTGGATGAACGCCTACATTCAGCCGGGGCAGCGGGTGGTCGAGTTCGGCGCCGGTTCGGGGCTGAGCAAGGAATTCATCCGCCACGACAACTTCCGCCTGACCGACGTCGAGCCGCGGCCCTGGGTCGACGACGTCGCCGACGCGATGGACCCGCCGCAGGCCGACGGCTCCATCGACGTAGCGGTGTTCAGCCACATGATCCATCACCTGCCCAACCCGGTGCGCTTTTTCGAGGGTATCCAGCGCAAGCTGGCGCCGGGCGGGCTGATCCTGATCCAGGAGCTCAATACCTGCTTCCTGTTGCGCCTGGCGCTGCGGGCGATGCGCCACGAGGGCTGGTCCTACGACGTCGACGTGTTCGACCCGGACGTGGTGGCCAACGACCCGCGCGACCCCTGGTCGGCGAACTGCGCGATCCCACAGCTGCTGTTCCGCGACGAGGCCGAGTTCCGCCGCCGACTGCCGGGCCTGACGATCGAGCGCAACGAGCTCAACGAGTGTTTCGTGTTCCTGGTCTCCGGCGGCGTGGTGGTGCAGGCCAAGACCGTCGAGCTGCCGGAGTTCGCGCTCAAGGCCATCGACGCCGCGGACCGCCTGCTGGTCGGGCTGCTGCCGTCGGTGTTCGCGATGGGCCGCTCGATCGTGTTGCGCAAGGCGGCGAACGCATGA
- a CDS encoding phosphatidylinositol-specific phospholipase C/glycerophosphodiester phosphodiesterase family protein: MILVRHRRNTLAELRATAPELGVELDLRSRGDELIVHHDAFVEGERFRDWLAGYRHRLLILNVKEEGLEERLIALMRAHGIEDYFFLDQSFPFLIRTARNGERRCAVRVSEFESIDTALSLAGCIDWVWVDCFSRFPLDGAQARRLREAGLRLCLVSPELQGREAASEIPALRALLAREGIVADAVCTKEPDLWR, translated from the coding sequence ATGATCCTGGTGCGCCACCGCCGCAATACTCTGGCCGAGCTGCGCGCGACCGCGCCCGAGCTCGGCGTCGAGCTGGACCTGCGCAGCCGCGGCGATGAGCTGATCGTGCATCACGACGCCTTCGTCGAGGGCGAGCGCTTCCGGGACTGGCTGGCCGGCTACCGCCATCGGCTGCTGATTCTCAACGTGAAGGAGGAAGGACTGGAGGAGCGGCTGATCGCGCTGATGCGCGCGCACGGCATCGAGGACTACTTCTTTCTCGACCAGTCGTTCCCGTTCCTGATCCGCACCGCACGCAACGGCGAGCGCCGCTGCGCGGTGCGGGTATCGGAGTTCGAGTCGATCGATACCGCGCTGAGTCTGGCCGGATGCATCGACTGGGTCTGGGTCGACTGCTTCAGCCGCTTCCCGCTCGACGGCGCACAAGCGCGGCGCTTGCGCGAAGCCGGTCTGCGCCTGTGCCTGGTGTCGCCGGAACTGCAGGGGCGCGAAGCGGCGAGCGAGATCCCGGCGCTGCGGGCCCTGCTGGCGCGCGAAGGCATCGTCGCCGATGCGGTCTGCACCAAGGAACCGGATCTTTGGCGATGA